In Solea senegalensis isolate Sse05_10M linkage group LG6, IFAPA_SoseM_1, whole genome shotgun sequence, one genomic interval encodes:
- the LOC122770444 gene encoding putative methyltransferase NSUN7 isoform X3: MEEKNVAIVLSRFLEKAVGSLSSLHQNDSHNTVQTQLQSRGGKCGHLLQLHFFEKMSCVVPTRTVLNDKVDSREDVNSTEDDSQQDHEEQANEEPVSFLLPLPPFLPSLPSPASPLSDQAYLQASAIFQQLREEKPVMLELLHYGKKIDTRLPEQSRDKTTQRHAYQLAFNTLKYQDLLEEIITDSCFHSSQHISTDLLPLAMVMLFDLQDRRFVSREHPTSTGLESLQEVRELEVNLHRCKTKLAASLARCRVKLNLRSVSCFLSDAVRNKQHQAKHLPLYAWVDTLKTSVEEVCKALLSAGLCERKSITDLEELTFCRDSLCPDTLVFPQQLHALLLHSSLTGTRTLNIQDRSVCVAVSVLRPLLFDQGDVLVVGSFSAVTVAHIAVVAAERSGRVLVCGADHTPSQVEEIREVLGEMNVSNVRILSEAFCDLKEWDATVQRLKVIMVLPQCSSTALNDPVPTIHSEHGNWDLLPDLSHGSVSEGKINSMAGQQARLLAHSLTFPKVQTVVYCTRSVYPEENEQLVKRVLEKTHTHPKLLPFRVNGPVFPANCGESGDTADSKFFRLKPSQFTNGCFIARLSRQESPPCRLALETCC; this comes from the exons aatGACAGCCATAACACAGTGCAGACACAGCTTCAGAGCAGAGGGGGAAAGTGTGGACACTTGCTCCAGCTGCATTTCTTTGAGAAAATGAGCTGCGTTGTTCCCACGAGGACGGTTCTGAATGACAAAG TTGACTCCAGGGAAGATGTGAATTCAACAGAGGACGATTCACAACAAGATCATGAAGAACAGGCCAACGAGGAGCCCGTCTCTTTTTtacttcctctccctccttttcttcCATCGTTACCTTCACCAG CCTCCCCGCTATCAGATCAGGCATATCTGCAGGCATCAGCCATTTTCCAGCAGCTGCGTGAGGAGAAGCCGGTCATGCTTGAACTTCTACACTATGGGAAGAAAATTGACACGCGGCTACCCGAGCAGAGCAGGGACAaaaccacacagagacatgccTACCAGCTCGCCTTCAACACACTCAAAT aCCAAGATCTACTTGAAGAAATCATCACCGACAGCTGCTTCCACTCATCTCAGCATATC TCCACTGACCTGTTGCCGTTGGCGATGGTGATGCTGTTTGACCTCCAGGACAGGCGGTTTGTGTCGCGTGAACATCCAACAAGCACAGGACTGGAGTCTCTACAGGAAGTCAGGGAGCTGGAGGTTAATCTGCACAG gtGTAAGACCAAACTGGCAGCGTCTTTAGCTCGCTGCAGAGTGAAACTCAACCTGAGGAGCGTGTCCTGTTTTCTGTCAGATGCTGTCAGAAACAAGCAGCACCAAGCAAAGCATCTGCCACTATATGCATGGGTTGATACACTCAAGACCAG TGTTGAAGAAGTGTGCAAAGCGCTGCTCAGCGCTGGCTTGTGTGAGAGGAAGAGCATTACTGACCTGGAGGAGCTGACGTTCTGCAGGGACTCTCTCTGTCCAGACACACTTGTCTTCCCCCAACAGCTTCATGCTCTGCTCCTGCACAGCAGCCTCACCGGCACACGCACACTGAACATACAG gacaggagtgtgtgtgtagcagtaaGCGTGTTACGCCCCCTGCTGTTTGATCAAGGCGACGTCCTGGTGGTGGGCAGTTTCTCTGCTGTGACTGTGGCTCACATCGCTGTTGTGGCTGCCGAGCGCTCAGGCCGAGTGTTGGTGTGTGGTGCTGATCACACACCTTCACAGGTAGAAGAGATCCGGGAAGTGCTCGGTGAAATGAACGTTTCCA ACGTGCGAATCCTGTCTGAAGCCTTCTGTGACTTAAAGGAGTGGGACGCCACGGTGCAGCGTCTTAAGGTCATCATGGTGCTGCCTCAGTGTTCATCCACTGCCCTCAATGACCCCGTGCCCACCATCCACAGTGAACATGGAA ACTGGGATCTTTTGCCAGACTTGTCTCATGGTTCTGTATCCGAGGGCAAAATAAACTCAATGGCCGGTCAACAGGCACGGCTGTTAGCACATTCTCTGACCT tccCAAAGGTTCAGACAGTCGTCTATTGCACACGCTCAGTGTATCCTGAGGAGAATGAACAACTGGTGAAAAGGGTgttagaaaaaacacacactcaccccaAACTGCTGCCCTttag GGTGAACGGTCCGGTTTTCCCTGCCAACTGTGGAGAGTCAGGAGACACAGCAGACTCCAAGTTCTTCAGACTCAAACCGTCTCAGTTCACCAACGGCTGCTTCATAGCCAGACTGTCTCGACAG GAATCTCCTCCCTGTCGACTTGCCCTGGAGACTTGTTGTTGA
- the LOC122770444 gene encoding putative methyltransferase NSUN7 isoform X1: MEEKNVAIVLSRFLEKAVGSLSSLHQNDSHNTVQTQLQSRGGKCGHLLQLHFFEKMSCVVPTRTVLNDKVDSREDVNSTEDDSQQDHEEQANEEPVSFLLPLPPFLPSLPSPASPLSDQAYLQASAIFQQLREEKPVMLELLHYGKKIDTRLPEQSRDKTTQRHAYQLAFNTLKYQDLLEEIITDSCFHSSQHISTDLLPLAMVMLFDLQDRRFVSREHPTSTGLESLQEVRELEVNLHRCKTKLAASLARCRVKLNLRSVSCFLSDAVRNKQHQAKHLPLYAWVDTLKTSVEEVCKALLSAGLCERKSITDLEELTFCRDSLCPDTLVFPQQLHALLLHSSLTGTRTLNIQDRSVCVAVSVLRPLLFDQGDVLVVGSFSAVTVAHIAVVAAERSGRVLVCGADHTPSQVEEIREVLGEMNVSNVRILSEAFCDLKEWDATVQRLKVIMVLPQCSSTALNDPVPTIHSEHGNWDLLPDLSHGSVSEGKINSMAGQQARLLAHSLTFPKVQTVVYCTRSVYPEENEQLVKRVLEKTHTHPKLLPFRVNGPVFPANCGESGDTADSKFFRLKPSQFTNGCFIARLSRQVGEPKTGSADPTKVETVQDVLARAAAKGLLGGIMPEQLKTVKKGKSKKKPQSPSSQGPGAPSEYEKEKGERDLVGDEKVEECTTEEGEVGKEEGKRSKGHKRKLKRRAKQAKNQPKNHKKKVNPNKRLTKSKQRRIPRLTLTLMSSAQPSNHLSPITALAHRISENTSQQTVGALSSAGKHPSPPRSAPLSGPAASAQVHRHVTPQPDRTETTLQDGDKPGGFFKERKKMIRPKEVVKLADSVLPPIPSSSSSSSLLSRSASSLSQPPSRISHLQHTSMSASSSTVSLPGL, from the exons aatGACAGCCATAACACAGTGCAGACACAGCTTCAGAGCAGAGGGGGAAAGTGTGGACACTTGCTCCAGCTGCATTTCTTTGAGAAAATGAGCTGCGTTGTTCCCACGAGGACGGTTCTGAATGACAAAG TTGACTCCAGGGAAGATGTGAATTCAACAGAGGACGATTCACAACAAGATCATGAAGAACAGGCCAACGAGGAGCCCGTCTCTTTTTtacttcctctccctccttttcttcCATCGTTACCTTCACCAG CCTCCCCGCTATCAGATCAGGCATATCTGCAGGCATCAGCCATTTTCCAGCAGCTGCGTGAGGAGAAGCCGGTCATGCTTGAACTTCTACACTATGGGAAGAAAATTGACACGCGGCTACCCGAGCAGAGCAGGGACAaaaccacacagagacatgccTACCAGCTCGCCTTCAACACACTCAAAT aCCAAGATCTACTTGAAGAAATCATCACCGACAGCTGCTTCCACTCATCTCAGCATATC TCCACTGACCTGTTGCCGTTGGCGATGGTGATGCTGTTTGACCTCCAGGACAGGCGGTTTGTGTCGCGTGAACATCCAACAAGCACAGGACTGGAGTCTCTACAGGAAGTCAGGGAGCTGGAGGTTAATCTGCACAG gtGTAAGACCAAACTGGCAGCGTCTTTAGCTCGCTGCAGAGTGAAACTCAACCTGAGGAGCGTGTCCTGTTTTCTGTCAGATGCTGTCAGAAACAAGCAGCACCAAGCAAAGCATCTGCCACTATATGCATGGGTTGATACACTCAAGACCAG TGTTGAAGAAGTGTGCAAAGCGCTGCTCAGCGCTGGCTTGTGTGAGAGGAAGAGCATTACTGACCTGGAGGAGCTGACGTTCTGCAGGGACTCTCTCTGTCCAGACACACTTGTCTTCCCCCAACAGCTTCATGCTCTGCTCCTGCACAGCAGCCTCACCGGCACACGCACACTGAACATACAG gacaggagtgtgtgtgtagcagtaaGCGTGTTACGCCCCCTGCTGTTTGATCAAGGCGACGTCCTGGTGGTGGGCAGTTTCTCTGCTGTGACTGTGGCTCACATCGCTGTTGTGGCTGCCGAGCGCTCAGGCCGAGTGTTGGTGTGTGGTGCTGATCACACACCTTCACAGGTAGAAGAGATCCGGGAAGTGCTCGGTGAAATGAACGTTTCCA ACGTGCGAATCCTGTCTGAAGCCTTCTGTGACTTAAAGGAGTGGGACGCCACGGTGCAGCGTCTTAAGGTCATCATGGTGCTGCCTCAGTGTTCATCCACTGCCCTCAATGACCCCGTGCCCACCATCCACAGTGAACATGGAA ACTGGGATCTTTTGCCAGACTTGTCTCATGGTTCTGTATCCGAGGGCAAAATAAACTCAATGGCCGGTCAACAGGCACGGCTGTTAGCACATTCTCTGACCT tccCAAAGGTTCAGACAGTCGTCTATTGCACACGCTCAGTGTATCCTGAGGAGAATGAACAACTGGTGAAAAGGGTgttagaaaaaacacacactcaccccaAACTGCTGCCCTttag GGTGAACGGTCCGGTTTTCCCTGCCAACTGTGGAGAGTCAGGAGACACAGCAGACTCCAAGTTCTTCAGACTCAAACCGTCTCAGTTCACCAACGGCTGCTTCATAGCCAGACTGTCTCGACAGGTGGGAGAGCCGAAGACAGGAAGT GCTGATCCCACAAAGGTAGAGACGGTGCAGGATGTGTTGGCAAGGGCAGCAGCGAAGGGCCTCCTGGGTGGAATAATGCCTGAACAattaaaaactgtcaaaaaggGAAAAAGCAAGAAGAAGCCCCAGTCGCCCTCAAGCCAGGGTCCAGGCGCACCTTCAGAATACGAAAAGGAGAAAGGTGAGAGAGACTTGGTGGGTGATGAGAAGGTGGAGGAGTGCACCACAGAAGAAGGTGAGGTCGGGAAGGAAGAGGGGAAGAGGTCAAAAGGTCACAAGCGAAAGCTCAAACGGCGAGCAAAGCAAGCCAAGAATCAGCCGAAAAACCACAAGAAGAAAGTCAACCCCAACAAGCGTCTGACGAAGAGTAAACAGAGACGTATACCTCGTCTCACGCTGACACTAATGTCCTCGGCGCAGCCGTCCAACCACTTGTCTCCGATCACAGCTCTTGCGCACAGGATAAGTGAAAACACATCTCAACAGACAGTCGGCGCCCTTTCATCTGCAGGCAAACATCCATCACCTCCTCGCTCTGCTCCACTTTCTGGCCCGGCAGCCTCCGCGCAGGTGCACAGACACGTCACACCACAGCCCGACAGAACAGAGACAACACTGCAGGATGGAGATAAACCAGGAGGATTCTTTaaggagaggaaaaagatgATCAGACCAAAGGAAGTGGTGAAACTTGCAGATTCTGTCCTTCCACccattccctcctcctcctcctccagctctttaCTTAGCAGGAGTGCTAGTTCTCTCTCCCAGCCTCCGTCCCGCATCTCCCACCTTCAGCACACCAGCATGTCGGCATCCTCTTCCACAGTCTCACTACCTGGATTATAA
- the LOC122770444 gene encoding putative methyltransferase NSUN7 isoform X2 yields the protein MEEKNVAIVLSRFLEKAVGSLSSLHQNDSHNTVQTQLQSRGGKCGHLLQLHFFEKMSCVVPTRTVLNDKVDSREDVNSTEDDSQQDHEEQANEEPVSFLLPLPPFLPSLPSPASPLSDQAYLQASAIFQQLREEKPVMLELLHYGKKIDTRLPEQSRDKTTQRHAYQLAFNTLKYQDLLEEIITDSCFHSSQHISTDLLPLAMVMLFDLQDRRFVSREHPTSTGLESLQEVRELEVNLHRCKTKLAASLARCRVKLNLRSVSCFLSDAVRNKQHQAKHLPLYAWVDTLKTSVEEVCKALLSAGLCERKSITDLEELTFCRDSLCPDTLVFPQQLHALLLHSSLTGTRTLNIQDRSVCVAVSVLRPLLFDQGDVLVVGSFSAVTVAHIAVVAAERSGRVLVCGADHTPSQVEEIREVLGEMNVSNVRILSEAFCDLKEWDATVQRLKVIMVLPQCSSTALNDPVPTIHSEHGNWDLLPDLSHGSVSEGKINSMAGQQARLLAHSLTFPKVQTVVYCTRSVYPEENEQLVKRVLEKTHTHPKLLPFRVNGPVFPANCGESGDTADSKFFRLKPSQFTNGCFIARLSRQADPTKVETVQDVLARAAAKGLLGGIMPEQLKTVKKGKSKKKPQSPSSQGPGAPSEYEKEKGERDLVGDEKVEECTTEEGEVGKEEGKRSKGHKRKLKRRAKQAKNQPKNHKKKVNPNKRLTKSKQRRIPRLTLTLMSSAQPSNHLSPITALAHRISENTSQQTVGALSSAGKHPSPPRSAPLSGPAASAQVHRHVTPQPDRTETTLQDGDKPGGFFKERKKMIRPKEVVKLADSVLPPIPSSSSSSSLLSRSASSLSQPPSRISHLQHTSMSASSSTVSLPGL from the exons aatGACAGCCATAACACAGTGCAGACACAGCTTCAGAGCAGAGGGGGAAAGTGTGGACACTTGCTCCAGCTGCATTTCTTTGAGAAAATGAGCTGCGTTGTTCCCACGAGGACGGTTCTGAATGACAAAG TTGACTCCAGGGAAGATGTGAATTCAACAGAGGACGATTCACAACAAGATCATGAAGAACAGGCCAACGAGGAGCCCGTCTCTTTTTtacttcctctccctccttttcttcCATCGTTACCTTCACCAG CCTCCCCGCTATCAGATCAGGCATATCTGCAGGCATCAGCCATTTTCCAGCAGCTGCGTGAGGAGAAGCCGGTCATGCTTGAACTTCTACACTATGGGAAGAAAATTGACACGCGGCTACCCGAGCAGAGCAGGGACAaaaccacacagagacatgccTACCAGCTCGCCTTCAACACACTCAAAT aCCAAGATCTACTTGAAGAAATCATCACCGACAGCTGCTTCCACTCATCTCAGCATATC TCCACTGACCTGTTGCCGTTGGCGATGGTGATGCTGTTTGACCTCCAGGACAGGCGGTTTGTGTCGCGTGAACATCCAACAAGCACAGGACTGGAGTCTCTACAGGAAGTCAGGGAGCTGGAGGTTAATCTGCACAG gtGTAAGACCAAACTGGCAGCGTCTTTAGCTCGCTGCAGAGTGAAACTCAACCTGAGGAGCGTGTCCTGTTTTCTGTCAGATGCTGTCAGAAACAAGCAGCACCAAGCAAAGCATCTGCCACTATATGCATGGGTTGATACACTCAAGACCAG TGTTGAAGAAGTGTGCAAAGCGCTGCTCAGCGCTGGCTTGTGTGAGAGGAAGAGCATTACTGACCTGGAGGAGCTGACGTTCTGCAGGGACTCTCTCTGTCCAGACACACTTGTCTTCCCCCAACAGCTTCATGCTCTGCTCCTGCACAGCAGCCTCACCGGCACACGCACACTGAACATACAG gacaggagtgtgtgtgtagcagtaaGCGTGTTACGCCCCCTGCTGTTTGATCAAGGCGACGTCCTGGTGGTGGGCAGTTTCTCTGCTGTGACTGTGGCTCACATCGCTGTTGTGGCTGCCGAGCGCTCAGGCCGAGTGTTGGTGTGTGGTGCTGATCACACACCTTCACAGGTAGAAGAGATCCGGGAAGTGCTCGGTGAAATGAACGTTTCCA ACGTGCGAATCCTGTCTGAAGCCTTCTGTGACTTAAAGGAGTGGGACGCCACGGTGCAGCGTCTTAAGGTCATCATGGTGCTGCCTCAGTGTTCATCCACTGCCCTCAATGACCCCGTGCCCACCATCCACAGTGAACATGGAA ACTGGGATCTTTTGCCAGACTTGTCTCATGGTTCTGTATCCGAGGGCAAAATAAACTCAATGGCCGGTCAACAGGCACGGCTGTTAGCACATTCTCTGACCT tccCAAAGGTTCAGACAGTCGTCTATTGCACACGCTCAGTGTATCCTGAGGAGAATGAACAACTGGTGAAAAGGGTgttagaaaaaacacacactcaccccaAACTGCTGCCCTttag GGTGAACGGTCCGGTTTTCCCTGCCAACTGTGGAGAGTCAGGAGACACAGCAGACTCCAAGTTCTTCAGACTCAAACCGTCTCAGTTCACCAACGGCTGCTTCATAGCCAGACTGTCTCGACAG GCTGATCCCACAAAGGTAGAGACGGTGCAGGATGTGTTGGCAAGGGCAGCAGCGAAGGGCCTCCTGGGTGGAATAATGCCTGAACAattaaaaactgtcaaaaaggGAAAAAGCAAGAAGAAGCCCCAGTCGCCCTCAAGCCAGGGTCCAGGCGCACCTTCAGAATACGAAAAGGAGAAAGGTGAGAGAGACTTGGTGGGTGATGAGAAGGTGGAGGAGTGCACCACAGAAGAAGGTGAGGTCGGGAAGGAAGAGGGGAAGAGGTCAAAAGGTCACAAGCGAAAGCTCAAACGGCGAGCAAAGCAAGCCAAGAATCAGCCGAAAAACCACAAGAAGAAAGTCAACCCCAACAAGCGTCTGACGAAGAGTAAACAGAGACGTATACCTCGTCTCACGCTGACACTAATGTCCTCGGCGCAGCCGTCCAACCACTTGTCTCCGATCACAGCTCTTGCGCACAGGATAAGTGAAAACACATCTCAACAGACAGTCGGCGCCCTTTCATCTGCAGGCAAACATCCATCACCTCCTCGCTCTGCTCCACTTTCTGGCCCGGCAGCCTCCGCGCAGGTGCACAGACACGTCACACCACAGCCCGACAGAACAGAGACAACACTGCAGGATGGAGATAAACCAGGAGGATTCTTTaaggagaggaaaaagatgATCAGACCAAAGGAAGTGGTGAAACTTGCAGATTCTGTCCTTCCACccattccctcctcctcctcctccagctctttaCTTAGCAGGAGTGCTAGTTCTCTCTCCCAGCCTCCGTCCCGCATCTCCCACCTTCAGCACACCAGCATGTCGGCATCCTCTTCCACAGTCTCACTACCTGGATTATAA